A stretch of DNA from Raphanus sativus cultivar WK10039 unplaced genomic scaffold, ASM80110v3 Scaffold3903, whole genome shotgun sequence:
CAAGTAGTTATGTCTTAGATGGATTCTCTTACGCCTTGcagatttgggcaatggaagcTGTACCAAAGATTGGAAAGCTTTGTGGTAAGAAACTGGACAAAGCTTTTGCGGATGGTCCTAGATGCATCAACTGGATGGGAGCTGGAAAGGTGTCATATCAAGAGACCAATCGGTTGGAGGAGATTTTTACAGCTGAGGTAAGTATCACTTGTTTTTATGACTCCATCtggtttgaaataaatttgTAGGATCTaactttcattatttttttgtgtagGATGACATGTATCCATTCATCTCATGGACAGAGAATATGGATATTATCCAGAGTATTGATTTCCGCAGAGATGATGTGGAGGATGAAAGAATCAAGGGTCTGATGGAGCTGATTTCCGCAAAGAATGACTTCACTCAGCATGTTTGGGATTTCGAAGAAGCTGTAGAGGAATCTCTATATCAGCCTGATGAAGCAAATGTGAATGGTGAAGAGGGAGTGAATGATGAAGCAGCTGAGACAGATGAGAGTGATGAAACTTTTCAGACTCCAAGAGGATCAACGAGCCTAGGCGATACATCAAAGCAGGGTAAAAAAAGGCTTCCAGATCGTGGTATGGAAAAAAGGAAGCATAAGGTTCTCAATGGTGGATCGAAGCAACCATCTTTTAATGAAGACATGAAGGCTTTTATGGCGCAGTTGTTTGAGCAGAATATCTCTGCAATGGAGCAaaggatggagaagaagatggatgAGAAATTAGAGCAATTGGAACATCGGCTAAAAGCTCCAACTAAGGAACCCTGCGTTGAAGTTGAGGATGGAGAGACGCCTTCTCCGAGCAAGACAACGACGACCCAGCAGCCATCGTTGAGGAGGTCCACACGCGGGGTAAAGAAAAACTAGTCTTCATCACTCCTTTAATGTTATTTTCTCTTGTTTGTTTGTGACTGCACTTGTTAGTCATCGCTAAGGTCTCGGTTTGGTTTAGTGTCTTGTTTGTCTTATGGTTTTGTTATGTGTAATATTGGAACTATGTATTTCATCAGTCctttatgtattttgttatgtgtaatattggaattatgtaatggTTGTCTTATGGTTTTGTAATGGAATGGTTgtgaaactttttaaaaaatatgatcctTGGTTATGAGCTTGGTATGTATTATAATtgtataaattttggtttaaatttttttattttcacagAGTCTAGTGGATCTTAATTTCACTCAAGAAGAGGCTAGCTTTCGTGGAATCAGTACGCAAGGCGTCGAAGGGCTTTCTCATGCGTCTCATGTGACCGACTTTGATCCATCTCAGACAGCCAAGGCAGATGACTGGTGGACTCCAATGACTTCATTTCGAGGTTCGAGCAAGGCTAAAGCTCGTAAAGACAATACAGTTCAACCTTCACATTGGAAGAAATGGTCTAGACTTAAGCTTACCGATGAAGATTTGCCCCAAGATGGTTCTCCGCAGTCGTCGCTGTATTATTTCTCTGAAGAATCATGGCAAGGATTCCACGAATGGTCTATGAAGCCCGTACCTTTACAAATAGGTCCTTTGTGTTTCAATATGACTGTCGCACAAAGGATAGTATGCGCAGGAAAATGGCTTGGAAACGAGGTAATCATTTGTTTCAATATCTTCATTGCACATCTTCTTTGCTGCAACTTATATTTTTTGTGAATATTCAGGAAATGGATGACTTTATGTTTATATGGCGAGTCAAGACAACGTTGAAGCGTTGGGCGCCAACCCGTGTTGCTTTTATGACCGCTTTGTTCTGCCTCCAAATTGAAGCTGCATACAACGTTTTCCATCCCGACAAAAAGTCCTATAAACTGCCAGAATTCCTTTTATCATACGGGAGAGGAGAGATTCCATCTCATGGGCGGACTAATGAAGTTTGGGGAGTCGATGTTGATCGTCTCTACTGTCCTCTGTTTGTAAATGGTAATCATCCTCTCCTCTAGacgttttctattttaaatttcctTCTCTGATCCAAGTTTTATACTGTCCAACGCAGGTAACCACTGGATTGCTGTCTGCGTCGACATCATTGAAAGAAAAGTGTTCGCCTTTGATTGCGGTGGGAATAGGAATAGGCAATACGTTGAGAAGTTTGCTGCTATGATTCCTAGGATAGTGAAGGCCGTTGCACCACCTGGATCGAAGAAGCTACACCTGTCACCATACACTATCGTCGATGTGCCTGTGCAAAAGAGATTGAACAAGTCTTGTTGTGATTGCGGTGCGTACGCACTCAAATACTTGGAATGCCATCTGCTTGGTCTCGACATCAACTTAGTGAATGACGAAATAATTCAAGGTTGCAGACAGAAGATTGGCGTGGAATTATGGGAGGCTACACACGATCCTGTTTATGCTGAGGTTATGAAAACCTATGTGCCTTCACCATGGGAGAGGTCTCAGGTCTTCGATCTGGAAGAAGACTAATAGTGTCTAACTAAtgctttggttttttttttgaattatgaGGCAAAACTCTaggtttttattcttttatgaAACATTTGATAACTCTAACTTTGCATTTCaatgaagtattttttttagGAAAAATATGGTAGCCCTTAAAATACCCTAAACAAACCCCTaaagttatttggaaaccattaccctaaacataccctaaatttAGTAATCCTTATAataccctaaacataccctaaagttatttggaaaccattatccctaaacataccctaaatttAGTAACCCTTATAataccctaaacataccctaaatttatttggaaaccattaTTCCTAAACAGACCCTTAAGTGTTTTGAACCTAAACATACCCTGATCTAAACATACCCTGATCTATTCACTTATTATGTAGATTGAtcacttaaataattaattatataaaattatcaataaTTTTCGAACATTATCTCCTTCTTTGATTCATGTTTTAACACTTGTTTAGAGGATTCAAAGTTAAACTACAAACGATCTAGAAGTGTGATATActcgaaaattttgttttttttttctgatataCCTTAGGTATAATACACGTTATAGGTGTATGAAACGGCGCCGTTTTGTCTAATTTTTTGACCTACTCTCTTTTCTTCCTCATTCTTCTTCGACAGAGAAATATACAGCGGCGACAAATATGGAGAACGACTCAATCATGAGTTCGATCAATTCTTCTTCCAATTCAACAGCTCGAGTAGCCAAAGACCGCGGAATTCCCACACGATGCAAGTGCGGTGAGGCTGTGTCGTGTTACACCTCGAGAACCGTTAGAAATCCGGGAAGATTATTCCATTGTTGTCTGATGGGATCTGAGAAGGTTAGTCCTATAATCATATACCTTTTTCCTTGTTTTAATCTAACTGTTTGTTCGATGTTTTTGATGAAGGACAAAACCCACTTGTTCAAATGGACTGATAAGTCAGTTGTTGAGGAGATTGAAGACTTCGAAGACCTGTTTGACGTCCTCCTCGTTGACAATTCTGAATTTCAGAGATCAATGAGAGCTTGTGAGGCAATGCTGAAACGCCATGAGAGTAAAATTGATGAGATGGAATATGCTGTTGCACGTAGCGAAGAGAAGACCATTAAATGCATTACCGAGTTAAAGATGACAAAAGCTTTGTTTCTGTGTTGTTTGGTGATGGTCCTCATGTACATTACCTATGCATGATGGTCATATGCTGCCTCAATTTGTTCTGTTTTCTCTTTCAAATAATTGTTAGACTATGGTtcttgttctttctttcttgggGATAATCATCTAGTAAAACCAATAATGTCTCAAGAGTGTTGCAAATACGAAATTGTCAAGCAAGGACGTAGTCAAgagtaaaacaaaacaaaaaagcagAGAAATAAGGAGATCTCTAAGAAGAAACGTAAATGCTAACTGGGTAAATCGCAAGTTCCTCTCTTGTGTCCTTCGTTACCACAACGGCTGCACTTGTGCTTTTTACCCTTGCTTGATCCTTGAGAAG
This window harbors:
- the LOC130507013 gene encoding uncharacterized protein At1g43920, Chloroplastic-like, which gives rise to MENDSIMSSINSSSNSTARVAKDRGIPTRCKCGEAVSCYTSRTVRNPGRLFHCCLMGSEKDKTHLFKWTDKSVVEEIEDFEDLFDVLLVDNSEFQRSMRACEAMLKRHESKIDEMEYAVARSEEKTIKCITELKMTKALFLCCLVMVLMYITYA
- the LOC108845383 gene encoding uncharacterized protein LOC108845383: MSEELPKRLFKEGEEPQVSQINNNCRIDYIIKKCTAWMPKELDVVKKDPVFAQIFKLHENGLGYSARVVHSFLCRELVTYKLHELWFVFARRPLRFSLQEYHAVTGFEFNTSISLSEFEEWKFDGGFWSRVLRRKDETVTLFDLWNKDKDSVKKWKNADRIRLIYLAFILCVVLARDEKQNIPLKYIKVVMDLEKVRKYPWGVASYDLLCESIAKNRYKLKERTSSYVLDGFSYALQIWAMEAVPKIGKLCGKKLDKAFADGPRCINWMGAGKVSYQETNRLEEIFTAEDDMYPFISWTENMDIIQSIDFRRDDVEDERIKGLMELISAKNDFTQHVWDFEEAVEESLYQPDEANVNGEEGVNDEAAETDESDETFQTPRGSTSLGDTSKQGKKRLPDRGMEKRKHKVLNGGSKQPSFNEDMKAFMAQLFEQNISAMEQRMEKKMDEKLEQLEHRLKAPTKEPCVEVEDGETPSPSKTTTTQQPSLRRSTRGSLVDLNFTQEEASFRGISTQGVEGLSHASHVTDFDPSQTAKADDWWTPMTSFRGSSKAKARKDNTVQPSHWKKWSRLKLTDEDLPQDGSPQSSLYYFSEESWQGFHEWSMKPVPLQIGPLCFNMTVAQRIVCAGKWLGNEEMDDFMFIWRVKTTLKRWAPTRVAFMTALFCLQIEAAYNVFHPDKKSYKLPEFLLSYGRGEIPSHGRTNEVWGVDVDRLYCPLFVNGNHWIAVCVDIIERKVFAFDCGGNRNRQYVEKFAAMIPRIVKAVAPPGSKKLHLSPYTIVDVPVQKRLNKSCCDCGAYALKYLECHLLGLDINLVNDEIIQGCRQKIGVELWEATHDPVYAEVMKTYVPSPWERSQVFDLEED